One region of Drosophila teissieri strain GT53w chromosome 2L, Prin_Dtei_1.1, whole genome shotgun sequence genomic DNA includes:
- the LOC122621836 gene encoding trichohyalin isoform X1 translates to MHTGATNGGPRVSFNRDVHVKRIGKHPSEYEPQPSSQQNYHQLPKDIDPEDIRKEAALVIAQAGRHHSKAENGDHIPNFRAKQKRQSQPSDFNSLPTRRRKGKPVSRSASDASTKKPASKRPSIFGLFSRKSDSNVSQLDRDPRFEDVGARRLVRSKSDVGSSKLARRAEDKAHQGATSQSKQQLSPIIEQAQREDFFEKDYFRERERRKSDAVTPREKNESVRGLNELLARSRSQAELDGPILPSGPSGGASISAGIRDRIETLQAKSGENMHSSQQPAERLPLTKGRTVNGLVKRLSMERFSPQPVISQPAFSYIRPNEGITYAQLDLGEDQVRRSPMDRDVRTPQREFAPARPPRASDVRPSYSPTSNGAALASRTSHSPSPWQQLSPRNLSDEDEGLGYEPRKVYYEEEFPRRAEPPIVPLIRSVSPSPYLDELGHRRAQLETRILTRRFGEGATMERQADRNREVGRPTPERDPERFHRPLRQELSNEFPTERTQVDSGSTLPRMEKTSRYRHTKYYDDGQGGVKETYVRETQRDGQVRESRHRERIGERERDYNSADRLEQEPKSLDSQLTDQYRSSPELRSQQTQPREQREQREEYWQSSLKRDKLQQRSFDKGDSGIENDFRKESFNGDLTSRWRKRSALDDIRACESFLRKERRDSAQQRQFQRQAVPSRLRREHSYVYRERSIDDGSHFDPHLDKYPVATSTLRRREQHSTSQSQSQSQKREDSSTLKRSKKLGGFEKVKQLFTGSGGAGSNGGSGRSSGSNVSSGKKEQMSNGNSSTLSRRDKDKEREKERERERERERERYMVKEEEMRSRYREHHTSAQETSREPKTIDISMRRRLSTPKASPLLVKRSPADKPPKKHSKPKESPPAKVEKTSWFRSLDRRAKSSPKELNVSVNGHSETTSSLKRTKRNATAAPAKNLRFFGDTDLDSNPPTISKVSSMPRSRPPLGQSKHSQSAYHLDRSPPPPARDYRHSLAGQPEGHTRNGTSRQRASSMQHLDNGSDEVDFRKRRHYSRSRELHDISESGSEPEPAERHKRSSTAGQRAMSLERTVDGPRGQRIEDRPLLGPPKPARSAERRGLLNSLGQENIGYGRDRYPAESSGTEGESSLHSQRSVVYLHATTVGDIPQPYNLRRRSMSRDDLRKVKQQATQQPPPLQPMTRTVSRSVSMLAPWKPKHISEGYEINYSQEQSKRMSTLPRKPPPHNGATSASTLSRIGRKNDSSTPTRRYHMDSLERPPPPRSVLSASNLRSARTK, encoded by the exons ATGCACACTGGAGCGACGAATGGAGGACCCAGGGTCAGCTTCAATCGGGATGTGCACGTGAAGCGGATAG GCAAGCATCCCAGTGAGTACGAGCCGCAGCCGAGTAGCCAGCAGAACTACCACCAGCTGCCCAAGGACATCGATCCCGAGGACATCCGCAAGGAAGCTGCCCTGGTGATCGCTCAGGCGGGCAGGCACCACAGCAAGGCCGAGAACGGCGACCACATCCCCAACTTCCGGGCCAAGCAGAAGCGCCAGAGCCAGCCCAGCGACTTCAACTCCCTACCCACACGCCGCAGGAAGGGCAAGCCCGTGAGCCGCAGCGCCAGTGACGCCTCCACCAAGAAACCGGCCAGCAAACGTCCCTCCATCTTCGGGCTCTTTAGTCGCAAGAGCGACTCGAATGTCAGCCAGTTGGACAGGGATCCGCGCTTCGAGGACGTCGGCGCCCGGCGTTTAGTGCGCAGCAAGAGTGATGTGGGCAGCAGCAAGTTAGCCAGGAGAGCGGAAGACAAGGCCCACCAAGGCGCCACCAGCCAGTCCAAGCAACAGCTGAGCCCCATCATCGAGCAAGCCCAGCGGGAGGACTTCTTCGAGAAGGACTACTTTCGGGAGCGAGAACGCCGCAAATCAGACGCCGTCACGCCGCGCGAAAAGAATGAGAGCGTTCGCGGCTTGAACGAACTGCTGGCCAGGAGTCGCTCCCAGGCGGAGCTAGACGGTCCGATCCTCCCATCAGGCCCCTCGGGAGGTGCTTCCATTTCGGCGGGTATTCGCGATAGGATCGAGACCCTGCAGGCGAAGTCTGGCGAAAATATGCACAGCTCCCAGCAGCCGGCGGAGCGTCTACCGCTCACCAAAGGGCGCACAGTGAACGGCCTGGTCAAGCGCTTGTCCATGGAGCGCTTCTCCCCGCAGCCGGTGATCAGCCAGCCGGCCTTCTCTTACATTCGGCCCAACGAGGGCATCACATATGCCCAGCTGGACCTGGGAGAGGATCAGGTCCGCCGATCGCCCATGGACCGAGATGTGCGCACTCCCCAAAGGGAGTTCGCTCCGGCTAGGCCGCCGAGGGCCAGCGACGTGCGGCCCAGTTACTCGCCCACATCCAATGGCGCTGCTCTGGCCAGCAGGACCAGCCATTCGCCCTCGCCTTGGCAGCAGCTGAGTCCCCGCAATCTTAGCGACGAAGACGAGGGCCTAGGCTACGAGCCCAGGAAGGTGTACTATGAGGAGGAGTTCCCGCGAAGGGCGGAACCTCCCATTGTGCCTCTCATCAGGAGTGTCAGTCCCTCGCCCTACCTGGACGAGTTGGGCCATCGACGGGCCCAGCTGGAGACGCGTATCCTAACTCGGCGGTTCGGGGAGGGAGCGACCATGGAACGCCAAGCGGACAGAAATCGGGAAGTGGGCAGACCCACTCCTGAGCGGGATCCAGAGCGCTTCCACCGACCTCTCCGCCAGGAGCTGTCCAACGAGTTTCCGACAGAGCGTACCCAAGTGGACAGTGGCTCCACGCTGCCCAGAATGGAGAAGACCTCTCGCTACCGCCACACCAAGTACTACGACGACGGACAAGGAGGCGTCAAGGAAACCTATGTGCGGGAGACACAGCGGGATGGACAGGTGCGGGAGTCCCGGCACCGCGAGCGCATCGGCGAACGGGAGCGAGACTACAACTCGGCAGATCGGCTGGAGCAGGAGCCGAAGAGCCTCGACTCTCAATTGACAGATCAGTACCGATCCTCGCCAGAACTGCGATCCCAGCAGACCCAGCCGCGagagcagcgggagcagcggGAGGAATACTGGCAGAGCAGCCTGAAGCGGGATAAGCTGCAGCAGCGCAGCTTCGACAAGGGCGACTCTGGCATTGAGAATGACTTCCGGAAGGAGTCTTTCAACGGAGACTTGACATCGAG ATGGCGCAAACGCTCTGCCCTGGATGACATAAGGGCATGCGAGTCGTTCCTGCGCAAGGAGCGTCGGGATAGCGCCCAACAGCGCCAGTTCCAGCGGCAGGCGGTACCGTCGCGCCTGCGCCGCGAGCACAGCTACGTTTACAGGGAGCGATCCATCGACGATGGCTCGCACTTCGATCCGCACCTGGACAAGTACCCGGTGGCCACCAGCACGCTGCGTCGCAGGGAGCAGCATTCCACCTCCCAGAGTCAATCCCAGTCCCAAAAGAGAGAGGACTCGAGCACCCTGAAGCGGAGCAAGAAGCTGGGGGGCTTCGAAAAGGTCAAGCAATTGTTCACGGGATCCGGAGGAGCCGGCAGCAATGGGGGCAGTGgtcgcagcagcggcagcaacgtGTCCAGTGGCAAAAAGGAGCAGAtgagcaacggcaacagcagcactcTGAGTCGCCgcgacaaggacaaggagcgGGAGAAGGAGCGGGAgagggagcgggagcgggagaggGAGCGCTACATGGTCAAAGAGGAGGAGATGCGGTCACGCTACCGCGAGCATCACACCTCTGCCCAGGAGACCTCACGCGAACCAAAG ACTATCGATATCTCGATGCGACGCCGACTGTCCACGCCCAAAGCTAGTCCTCTGCTGGTGAAGCGAAGTCCAGCggacaagccgcccaaaaagCATTCAAAGCCCAAGGAGTCGCCACCCGCGAAGGTCGAGAAGACGAGCTGGTTCAGATCGCTGGACCGCCGGGCCAAGAGCAGTCCCAAGGAG CTCAATGTATCCGTGAACGGACACAGTGAGACCACTTCGAGCTTGAAGCGGACCAAACGCAATGCGACAGCTGCTCCAGCCAAGAATCTGCGCTTCTTTGGCGACACTGATCTGGACTCGAATCCGCCAACCATTTCCAAGGTTTCCAGCATGCCCAG GAGCCGTCCCCCGCTGGGTCAGTCGAAGCACTCGCAGAGTGCCTACCACCTGGACCGCAGTCCTCCTCCACCAGCCCGGGACTACCGTCACTCGCTCGCTGGCCAGCCTGAGGGCCATACTAGGAATGGTACCAGTCGTCAGCGGGCTAGCTCCATGCAGCACCTGGACAACGGCAGCGACGAGGTGGACTTCCGGAAGAGGCGTCACTACTCGCGCTCCCGCGAGCTGCACGACATCTCGGAGAGCGGCTCGGAGCCAGAGCCGGCGGAGCGACATAAAAGGAGCAGCACGGCGGGACAGCGGGCCATGTCCCTGGAGAGAACGGTGGATGGACCGCGTGGCCAGCGTATCGAGGATCGTCCGCTGCTAGGACCACCAAAGCCGGCAAGGAGTGCCGAGCGCCGCGGACTGCTCAACAGTTTGGGCCAGGAGAATATTGGCTACGGCAG GGATCGCTATCCGGCTGAGAGTTCCGGCACTGAGGGCGAGTCCAGTTTGCATAGCCAGCGTAGCGTGGTCTATCTGCACGCTACCACAGTGGGCGACATCCCACAGCCATACAACCTGCGCCGACGGTCCATGTCGCGCGATGACCTTCGCAAGGTCAAGCAGCAGGCAACCCAGCAGCCGCCGCCCCTCCAGCCCATGACCCGCACCGTCTCCAGGTCCGTCTCCATGCTGGCCCCCTGGAAGCCCAAGCACATCAGCGAGGGCTACGAGATCAACTACTCGCAGGAGCAAAGCAAGCGG ATGTCCACACTGCCGCGAAAGCCACCACCACACAATGGAGCCACCAGTGCCAGCACCCTGAGCCGGATTGGTCGCAAGAACGACTCCTCCACGCCAACGCGACGGTACCACATGGACAGTCTGGAGCGCCCGCCACCCCCGCGATCAGTGCTCTCCGCATCAAATTTGCGCAGCGCCAGGACGAAATGA
- the LOC122621836 gene encoding serine/arginine repetitive matrix protein 1 isoform X2 translates to MHSSQQPAERLPLTKGRTVNGLVKRLSMERFSPQPVISQPAFSYIRPNEGITYAQLDLGEDQVRRSPMDRDVRTPQREFAPARPPRASDVRPSYSPTSNGAALASRTSHSPSPWQQLSPRNLSDEDEGLGYEPRKVYYEEEFPRRAEPPIVPLIRSVSPSPYLDELGHRRAQLETRILTRRFGEGATMERQADRNREVGRPTPERDPERFHRPLRQELSNEFPTERTQVDSGSTLPRMEKTSRYRHTKYYDDGQGGVKETYVRETQRDGQVRESRHRERIGERERDYNSADRLEQEPKSLDSQLTDQYRSSPELRSQQTQPREQREQREEYWQSSLKRDKLQQRSFDKGDSGIENDFRKESFNGDLTSRWRKRSALDDIRACESFLRKERRDSAQQRQFQRQAVPSRLRREHSYVYRERSIDDGSHFDPHLDKYPVATSTLRRREQHSTSQSQSQSQKREDSSTLKRSKKLGGFEKVKQLFTGSGGAGSNGGSGRSSGSNVSSGKKEQMSNGNSSTLSRRDKDKEREKERERERERERERYMVKEEEMRSRYREHHTSAQETSREPKTIDISMRRRLSTPKASPLLVKRSPADKPPKKHSKPKESPPAKVEKTSWFRSLDRRAKSSPKELNVSVNGHSETTSSLKRTKRNATAAPAKNLRFFGDTDLDSNPPTISKVSSMPRSRPPLGQSKHSQSAYHLDRSPPPPARDYRHSLAGQPEGHTRNGTSRQRASSMQHLDNGSDEVDFRKRRHYSRSRELHDISESGSEPEPAERHKRSSTAGQRAMSLERTVDGPRGQRIEDRPLLGPPKPARSAERRGLLNSLGQENIGYGRDRYPAESSGTEGESSLHSQRSVVYLHATTVGDIPQPYNLRRRSMSRDDLRKVKQQATQQPPPLQPMTRTVSRSVSMLAPWKPKHISEGYEINYSQEQSKRMSTLPRKPPPHNGATSASTLSRIGRKNDSSTPTRRYHMDSLERPPPPRSVLSASNLRSARTK, encoded by the exons ATGCACAGCTCCCAGCAGCCGGCGGAGCGTCTACCGCTCACCAAAGGGCGCACAGTGAACGGCCTGGTCAAGCGCTTGTCCATGGAGCGCTTCTCCCCGCAGCCGGTGATCAGCCAGCCGGCCTTCTCTTACATTCGGCCCAACGAGGGCATCACATATGCCCAGCTGGACCTGGGAGAGGATCAGGTCCGCCGATCGCCCATGGACCGAGATGTGCGCACTCCCCAAAGGGAGTTCGCTCCGGCTAGGCCGCCGAGGGCCAGCGACGTGCGGCCCAGTTACTCGCCCACATCCAATGGCGCTGCTCTGGCCAGCAGGACCAGCCATTCGCCCTCGCCTTGGCAGCAGCTGAGTCCCCGCAATCTTAGCGACGAAGACGAGGGCCTAGGCTACGAGCCCAGGAAGGTGTACTATGAGGAGGAGTTCCCGCGAAGGGCGGAACCTCCCATTGTGCCTCTCATCAGGAGTGTCAGTCCCTCGCCCTACCTGGACGAGTTGGGCCATCGACGGGCCCAGCTGGAGACGCGTATCCTAACTCGGCGGTTCGGGGAGGGAGCGACCATGGAACGCCAAGCGGACAGAAATCGGGAAGTGGGCAGACCCACTCCTGAGCGGGATCCAGAGCGCTTCCACCGACCTCTCCGCCAGGAGCTGTCCAACGAGTTTCCGACAGAGCGTACCCAAGTGGACAGTGGCTCCACGCTGCCCAGAATGGAGAAGACCTCTCGCTACCGCCACACCAAGTACTACGACGACGGACAAGGAGGCGTCAAGGAAACCTATGTGCGGGAGACACAGCGGGATGGACAGGTGCGGGAGTCCCGGCACCGCGAGCGCATCGGCGAACGGGAGCGAGACTACAACTCGGCAGATCGGCTGGAGCAGGAGCCGAAGAGCCTCGACTCTCAATTGACAGATCAGTACCGATCCTCGCCAGAACTGCGATCCCAGCAGACCCAGCCGCGagagcagcgggagcagcggGAGGAATACTGGCAGAGCAGCCTGAAGCGGGATAAGCTGCAGCAGCGCAGCTTCGACAAGGGCGACTCTGGCATTGAGAATGACTTCCGGAAGGAGTCTTTCAACGGAGACTTGACATCGAG ATGGCGCAAACGCTCTGCCCTGGATGACATAAGGGCATGCGAGTCGTTCCTGCGCAAGGAGCGTCGGGATAGCGCCCAACAGCGCCAGTTCCAGCGGCAGGCGGTACCGTCGCGCCTGCGCCGCGAGCACAGCTACGTTTACAGGGAGCGATCCATCGACGATGGCTCGCACTTCGATCCGCACCTGGACAAGTACCCGGTGGCCACCAGCACGCTGCGTCGCAGGGAGCAGCATTCCACCTCCCAGAGTCAATCCCAGTCCCAAAAGAGAGAGGACTCGAGCACCCTGAAGCGGAGCAAGAAGCTGGGGGGCTTCGAAAAGGTCAAGCAATTGTTCACGGGATCCGGAGGAGCCGGCAGCAATGGGGGCAGTGgtcgcagcagcggcagcaacgtGTCCAGTGGCAAAAAGGAGCAGAtgagcaacggcaacagcagcactcTGAGTCGCCgcgacaaggacaaggagcgGGAGAAGGAGCGGGAgagggagcgggagcgggagaggGAGCGCTACATGGTCAAAGAGGAGGAGATGCGGTCACGCTACCGCGAGCATCACACCTCTGCCCAGGAGACCTCACGCGAACCAAAG ACTATCGATATCTCGATGCGACGCCGACTGTCCACGCCCAAAGCTAGTCCTCTGCTGGTGAAGCGAAGTCCAGCggacaagccgcccaaaaagCATTCAAAGCCCAAGGAGTCGCCACCCGCGAAGGTCGAGAAGACGAGCTGGTTCAGATCGCTGGACCGCCGGGCCAAGAGCAGTCCCAAGGAG CTCAATGTATCCGTGAACGGACACAGTGAGACCACTTCGAGCTTGAAGCGGACCAAACGCAATGCGACAGCTGCTCCAGCCAAGAATCTGCGCTTCTTTGGCGACACTGATCTGGACTCGAATCCGCCAACCATTTCCAAGGTTTCCAGCATGCCCAG GAGCCGTCCCCCGCTGGGTCAGTCGAAGCACTCGCAGAGTGCCTACCACCTGGACCGCAGTCCTCCTCCACCAGCCCGGGACTACCGTCACTCGCTCGCTGGCCAGCCTGAGGGCCATACTAGGAATGGTACCAGTCGTCAGCGGGCTAGCTCCATGCAGCACCTGGACAACGGCAGCGACGAGGTGGACTTCCGGAAGAGGCGTCACTACTCGCGCTCCCGCGAGCTGCACGACATCTCGGAGAGCGGCTCGGAGCCAGAGCCGGCGGAGCGACATAAAAGGAGCAGCACGGCGGGACAGCGGGCCATGTCCCTGGAGAGAACGGTGGATGGACCGCGTGGCCAGCGTATCGAGGATCGTCCGCTGCTAGGACCACCAAAGCCGGCAAGGAGTGCCGAGCGCCGCGGACTGCTCAACAGTTTGGGCCAGGAGAATATTGGCTACGGCAG GGATCGCTATCCGGCTGAGAGTTCCGGCACTGAGGGCGAGTCCAGTTTGCATAGCCAGCGTAGCGTGGTCTATCTGCACGCTACCACAGTGGGCGACATCCCACAGCCATACAACCTGCGCCGACGGTCCATGTCGCGCGATGACCTTCGCAAGGTCAAGCAGCAGGCAACCCAGCAGCCGCCGCCCCTCCAGCCCATGACCCGCACCGTCTCCAGGTCCGTCTCCATGCTGGCCCCCTGGAAGCCCAAGCACATCAGCGAGGGCTACGAGATCAACTACTCGCAGGAGCAAAGCAAGCGG ATGTCCACACTGCCGCGAAAGCCACCACCACACAATGGAGCCACCAGTGCCAGCACCCTGAGCCGGATTGGTCGCAAGAACGACTCCTCCACGCCAACGCGACGGTACCACATGGACAGTCTGGAGCGCCCGCCACCCCCGCGATCAGTGCTCTCCGCATCAAATTTGCGCAGCGCCAGGACGAAATGA